One segment of Streptomyces sp. XD-27 DNA contains the following:
- a CDS encoding NADP-dependent oxidoreductase codes for MKAISTKSYGGPEVLEYTDLPDPKVGPDSVLVRVKAAGINPVDWKILAGYLDPMMDAHFPLVPGWDVAGVVEAVGADATEFEVGDEVIGYVRKDAVQHGTYAELVAAPVRTLARKPAALSWQQAAGLPLAGLTAYQSIKRVGTKAGETALVHAAAGGVGSLAVQILVAQGTRVIGTASERNHDFLRSLGAEPVTYGDGLAERVRALAPEGVDVALDFVGGGVVDVSQDLLKDRGRVASIADGEVKQKGGHMVWVRPDTADLTALAELADAGRLTVPVDAVFPLPQAAEAIRRSQEGRARGKIVLEVS; via the coding sequence ATGAAGGCAATCAGCACGAAGAGCTACGGCGGCCCCGAGGTCCTCGAATACACCGACCTGCCCGATCCGAAGGTGGGCCCGGACTCGGTCCTGGTCAGGGTCAAGGCAGCCGGGATCAACCCCGTCGACTGGAAGATCCTCGCCGGCTATCTCGACCCGATGATGGATGCGCACTTCCCGCTCGTTCCGGGGTGGGACGTGGCGGGCGTGGTCGAGGCGGTCGGCGCCGACGCGACCGAGTTCGAGGTCGGTGACGAGGTCATCGGCTATGTCCGCAAGGACGCGGTGCAGCACGGCACCTACGCCGAACTGGTCGCCGCGCCGGTGCGGACCCTGGCGCGCAAGCCCGCCGCGCTGAGCTGGCAGCAGGCGGCAGGGCTTCCGCTCGCCGGTCTGACGGCGTACCAGTCGATCAAGCGGGTCGGCACGAAGGCCGGCGAGACGGCGCTGGTGCACGCCGCGGCCGGCGGCGTCGGCTCGCTCGCCGTCCAGATCCTGGTCGCCCAGGGCACGCGCGTCATCGGCACGGCCAGCGAGCGCAACCACGACTTCCTGCGCTCCCTGGGCGCCGAGCCCGTCACCTACGGCGACGGCCTCGCCGAGCGGGTGCGGGCGCTGGCGCCCGAAGGGGTCGATGTGGCCCTGGACTTCGTCGGCGGTGGGGTCGTGGACGTCTCTCAGGACCTGCTCAAGGACCGCGGCCGAGTGGCCTCCATCGCCGACGGCGAGGTCAAGCAGAAGGGCGGCCACATGGTGTGGGTACGCCCGGACACCGCCGATCTGACCGCGCTCGCCGAGCTCGCGGACGCCGGGAGGCTGACCGTGCCGGTCGACGCGGTCTTCCCGCTCCCCCAGGCCGCCGAGGCCATCCGCCGGAGCCAGGAGGGCCGGGCCCGCGGCAAGATCGTCCTGGAGGTGTCCTGA